One Bdellovibrio bacteriovorus str. Tiberius DNA segment encodes these proteins:
- a CDS encoding LamG domain-containing protein, whose amino-acid sequence MSILIVLVSLILTGCGGITAILGSSKSPAKTPPTKVISLDAANYVVAYDGEGSVTFGSSEITLAPKPATAANQTHAALVFIKETVDTPVQDFELTVDLATSQQLRQNTAANDWEVFWLFFGYKGNITDKATNYYISKPSTGSELGLAHGELGQKFLGTDSASKTAVGGRHKFKFVRKGTSFSVYRDDQLFYSYTDGTFPAALYTSKGALGFYSEDAEVKIYSVQLKRLDSGTVASEVLPLLTSNTLESRSPQSVSTLNTTVTNSSQTGNLFWSCNYKKITGEVTGLANTDCLSVGTIGSDGVFSWVPSLDQIGTWIFNFEASEKRGGFGNKAFQVQVRPDWTSSSQLFLFDPEFSISKTLDATNILTTRAPASADNNKTANWPALTTADSIDLSGLSEVTPWRNDGVSLKNALHFDALHDDQGLPLSVANLGTTQDLRLSYWFKRDNADSKTAVLANHANGTLQSRHWIGVISSSYTDGGSEVVCDDPNAANGGWMFVTTQVTAGKLKTFVSGREVCSQNLPATYNFSSPLRLAPRVQTFFPFAGQMSEIAGYTQSTPTEIFHDFTATAERYRPVKVGAITSSDLVLHWDAANADRGMAPSASAPGWLGWFDLAPKALTKIMGGFDGNASSGFVTPTAATAHMQFDGVDDYIQVTSQADLAALGPAWTIEAWLQPGAALGVDNNFPPNDVRHDLFKTIFEKAQYDNGNKLSHGLGLRLGKNNTVDAFYVNNYGSTDTVYGGISLNANQWYHVAVSFDKATSTLKSYVNGALESSKVVNIKQDSNNVAQSDGDVIGGMSDGFVGIPFDVDGRRRFNGKLAVLRVYQKSLADSALKAHCLAQKDRYGVTCD is encoded by the coding sequence ATGAGCATTCTGATCGTACTGGTATCTCTCATTCTTACCGGCTGTGGCGGCATTACCGCTATACTGGGGTCTTCCAAAAGTCCGGCCAAAACACCACCCACCAAGGTTATTTCCCTGGATGCCGCAAACTATGTCGTCGCCTATGATGGCGAAGGCTCAGTCACCTTTGGATCCAGTGAAATCACGCTGGCACCCAAGCCGGCAACGGCCGCCAACCAGACTCATGCGGCCTTGGTATTTATCAAAGAAACTGTCGATACACCGGTTCAGGATTTTGAACTGACCGTGGATCTGGCCACCAGCCAGCAACTGCGCCAGAACACCGCTGCCAACGACTGGGAAGTCTTCTGGCTGTTCTTTGGCTACAAAGGAAACATCACTGACAAAGCCACGAACTATTATATTTCCAAACCGTCCACCGGATCCGAGCTGGGACTGGCGCACGGCGAACTGGGACAGAAGTTTTTAGGCACTGACAGCGCCAGTAAGACTGCTGTAGGCGGCCGCCACAAGTTTAAGTTTGTGCGCAAGGGAACCTCGTTCAGTGTCTATCGCGACGACCAGCTTTTTTATTCTTACACCGACGGAACCTTCCCTGCCGCTCTTTATACCAGCAAAGGCGCTTTGGGGTTTTACTCTGAAGATGCCGAAGTTAAAATCTATTCTGTGCAGCTAAAACGACTGGACAGCGGCACGGTGGCTTCGGAAGTACTGCCGCTGTTAACTTCCAACACGCTCGAGTCTCGATCCCCACAATCCGTTTCCACTTTGAACACCACTGTCACAAACTCGTCCCAGACCGGGAATCTATTCTGGTCCTGCAACTATAAAAAAATCACCGGCGAAGTCACCGGCCTTGCCAACACCGACTGCCTTTCTGTCGGAACCATCGGCAGTGATGGTGTGTTTTCCTGGGTGCCGTCATTGGATCAGATCGGAACCTGGATCTTTAACTTTGAAGCCTCTGAAAAACGCGGTGGCTTTGGCAACAAAGCCTTCCAGGTGCAGGTGCGCCCCGACTGGACAAGCAGCTCGCAATTGTTCCTGTTCGATCCCGAGTTTTCCATCAGCAAAACTCTGGATGCCACAAACATCCTGACCACCCGGGCGCCCGCCAGTGCCGACAACAACAAAACGGCGAACTGGCCGGCTTTGACCACGGCAGACTCGATTGATCTGTCAGGCTTAAGTGAAGTCACCCCTTGGCGCAATGACGGGGTTTCATTGAAAAATGCCCTGCACTTTGATGCTCTTCATGACGATCAGGGTTTGCCGTTAAGTGTTGCCAATCTGGGAACGACTCAAGATCTGCGCCTGTCCTATTGGTTCAAACGCGACAACGCCGACAGCAAAACGGCCGTGCTGGCCAATCACGCCAATGGCACTTTGCAAAGCCGCCATTGGATCGGTGTTATTTCCAGCAGCTATACGGATGGCGGATCAGAAGTCGTTTGTGATGATCCGAATGCAGCCAACGGCGGATGGATGTTCGTAACGACCCAAGTGACTGCTGGCAAGCTGAAGACTTTCGTCAGCGGCCGCGAAGTGTGCAGTCAGAATCTGCCGGCGACGTACAATTTTTCTTCGCCCTTAAGACTGGCGCCCCGGGTTCAGACCTTTTTCCCGTTCGCGGGCCAGATGTCTGAAATTGCCGGCTACACCCAGTCCACCCCGACCGAAATCTTTCATGATTTCACCGCAACGGCGGAACGCTATCGTCCGGTGAAAGTGGGCGCCATTACCTCCAGTGATTTGGTTTTGCACTGGGATGCCGCCAATGCTGATCGCGGCATGGCACCTTCAGCAAGCGCACCGGGTTGGTTGGGTTGGTTTGATCTGGCTCCGAAAGCTTTGACCAAGATCATGGGCGGATTTGATGGCAATGCCTCTTCAGGCTTTGTGACTCCAACCGCCGCGACGGCCCACATGCAGTTTGATGGTGTTGATGACTACATTCAGGTGACTTCGCAAGCGGACCTTGCAGCCCTGGGCCCGGCGTGGACCATTGAAGCGTGGTTGCAACCCGGAGCCGCCTTGGGCGTGGACAACAACTTCCCGCCAAATGACGTGCGCCACGATTTGTTTAAGACCATCTTTGAAAAAGCGCAGTACGACAATGGCAACAAGCTTTCCCATGGCCTGGGTCTGCGTCTTGGAAAAAACAATACCGTCGACGCTTTTTACGTGAACAACTATGGTTCGACCGACACCGTCTATGGCGGAATCAGCCTGAATGCCAATCAGTGGTATCACGTTGCTGTCAGCTTTGACAAAGCCACATCAACATTAAAAAGTTATGTCAACGGCGCGCTTGAAAGCTCCAAAGTCGTCAATATCAAGCAGGACTCCAACAACGTGGCCCAAAGCGATGGCGATGTTATTGGCGGAATGTCTGATGGCTTTGTCGGAATTCCTTTTGACGTCGATGGCCGCCGCCGCTTCAACGGAAAGCTGGCAGTGTTGCGCGTTTACCAGAAATCCTTGGCAGACAGCGCCTTGAAAGCCCACTGCCTTGCGCAGAAAGACCGCTACGGCGTGACCTGCGACTGA
- a CDS encoding Crp/Fnr family transcriptional regulator yields MFNSKASKGKKFIDQQVIKLADGEILFREGDLSREMYIVQKGAVEVFKRVDGQTMILSRIDRGSMVGEMSLLESLPRSASAQAVGETTLLMFDPGSFLLKIRRDPTFAFELMKQLSGRIRQTNEKLITLMAAEQFSKNALQEITESSL; encoded by the coding sequence ATGTTCAATTCAAAGGCTTCCAAGGGCAAAAAATTTATCGACCAGCAGGTCATCAAGCTGGCCGACGGCGAAATCCTTTTCCGCGAAGGGGATCTGAGCCGCGAAATGTACATCGTGCAAAAAGGCGCCGTCGAAGTCTTTAAAAGAGTCGACGGCCAAACGATGATTTTAAGTCGCATCGACCGCGGCAGCATGGTGGGCGAAATGTCTTTGCTGGAATCCCTGCCAAGATCCGCCTCTGCACAGGCCGTGGGTGAAACCACCCTGCTGATGTTTGATCCGGGAAGTTTTTTACTGAAAATCCGTCGTGATCCGACATTTGCTTTTGAGCTGATGAAACAACTGAGCGGTCGCATCCGTCAGACCAATGAAAAATTGATCACACTGATGGCGGCAGAACAATTTTCAAAAAATGCTCTGCAAGAAATCACGGAATCCTCTTTATGA
- a CDS encoding UDP-2,3-diacylglucosamine diphosphatase, giving the protein MIIDVTTEKMVVISDLHLGNPFSEAKKSLIEFLYWAAENKYDVCINGDGLEIAQVSFRKMAEDVPEVFRAVKAITKAGNRVFYVVGNHDIVLENFLEDWGPLTLAPFLNVKCGKQRIRIEHGHLYDPFFVKRPDLYEFLTWLGGFALMVSPRIYKAWIKFEELKSRLRRRFRGSSEVPCLPGEHPDFVIAAEEICSRGFDAIIFGHTHHPGTIDLPQGRYFNSGSWMISPTYIGITNQDVVLSQFEADKGL; this is encoded by the coding sequence ATGATTATTGATGTCACCACCGAAAAGATGGTGGTCATTTCAGATCTGCATTTGGGAAATCCCTTTTCCGAAGCCAAAAAATCCCTGATCGAATTTCTGTACTGGGCAGCAGAAAACAAATATGACGTCTGCATCAACGGCGACGGACTTGAGATTGCGCAGGTGTCCTTTCGTAAAATGGCCGAAGACGTACCCGAAGTCTTTCGTGCCGTGAAAGCTATCACCAAAGCCGGCAACCGCGTGTTCTATGTCGTCGGCAATCATGACATTGTTCTGGAAAATTTTCTGGAAGACTGGGGTCCTTTGACCCTGGCGCCATTTTTAAATGTTAAGTGTGGCAAACAGCGCATTCGCATCGAACACGGACACCTGTATGACCCGTTCTTTGTAAAGCGCCCGGATCTGTACGAATTTTTGACCTGGTTGGGTGGATTTGCCCTGATGGTCAGTCCCCGAATTTATAAAGCCTGGATCAAGTTTGAAGAATTGAAATCCCGCCTGCGCCGACGCTTCCGTGGCAGCAGCGAAGTCCCGTGCCTGCCCGGGGAACATCCGGATTTTGTGATTGCCGCCGAAGAAATCTGCTCGCGTGGCTTTGATGCCATTATCTTTGGCCATACCCACCATCCCGGCACCATTGATCTTCCTCAAGGAAGATACTTCAACAGCGGCTCCTGGATGATTTCACCAACCTATATTGGCATCACAAATCAAGATGTGGTTCTGAGTCAGTTTGAAGCTGACAAGGGTCTTTAG
- a CDS encoding RecQ family ATP-dependent DNA helicase, producing MKVSFMEIAVSPQENHLKKYFNLSGFRRGQQEIIESVMGGRDVLAVLPTGGGKSLCYQYPAVATQKLVIVISPLIALMKDQVASLRRYGIPAGALHSGQSDDDKREVFAEINKGGAFVLYLSPERAQKEGFHRWVQNRQVGLFAIDEAHCVSQWGHDFREEYAQLNVLKKLCPDVPVLALTASATPTVLDDISKHLKLQKPERMVHGFYRSNLYYQVELCEDEDVKMLLLLQSIKQTPEGRIIVYCGTRKVTESIASFLQKKFGKSVGYYHAGLTSDVRTSTQEAYAKGDLRILVATNAFGMGIDQPDVRLVVHFQIPANIDALYQEMGRAGRDGEHSTCLTLYSKKDKGLQSFFIHSSEAPDEIKDARWRNLDALVNYSEGGECRHAEILTYYKDSQRIERCGHCDSCDPKSARRIQKSVTPLAKMDQVVTKLKKASSKSKKITNTDDIVLDEIQEKRMELLKRWRREKAKELDVPAFVVFGDLTLRQLAVKNPRTLDEMKNIYGIGDSKLEKFGWDILAELGDPTRRR from the coding sequence ATGAAAGTGTCGTTTATGGAAATCGCCGTCAGCCCGCAGGAAAACCACCTTAAAAAATACTTCAATCTTTCCGGTTTCCGACGCGGGCAACAAGAGATCATCGAGTCGGTGATGGGCGGCCGTGATGTTCTGGCTGTCCTTCCCACCGGAGGCGGCAAATCTCTTTGTTATCAGTATCCCGCCGTAGCCACGCAAAAACTTGTCATTGTTATTTCCCCATTGATTGCTTTGATGAAGGATCAGGTGGCGTCGTTGCGCCGTTATGGCATTCCGGCGGGCGCCCTTCATTCCGGACAAAGTGATGACGACAAACGTGAAGTGTTTGCCGAAATCAACAAAGGTGGCGCATTCGTTTTGTATCTATCCCCGGAGCGCGCCCAGAAAGAGGGCTTTCATCGCTGGGTGCAAAACCGCCAGGTGGGTCTTTTTGCGATTGATGAAGCTCACTGCGTGTCTCAATGGGGGCATGACTTCCGCGAAGAATATGCACAGCTGAATGTTTTGAAAAAACTGTGCCCGGATGTTCCGGTGCTGGCCCTGACAGCTTCAGCAACGCCGACGGTACTGGATGATATTTCCAAACACCTGAAACTGCAAAAGCCTGAACGCATGGTTCACGGATTCTATCGTTCCAATCTTTACTATCAAGTTGAGCTGTGTGAAGACGAAGACGTAAAGATGCTGTTGCTGCTTCAAAGTATCAAACAAACACCTGAAGGCCGCATCATCGTTTACTGTGGCACCCGCAAGGTGACTGAAAGCATCGCCTCCTTCCTGCAAAAGAAGTTCGGAAAAAGTGTGGGCTATTACCATGCGGGTCTGACTTCAGATGTTCGCACCAGCACTCAGGAAGCTTATGCCAAAGGGGACCTGCGTATTCTGGTCGCGACCAATGCTTTCGGCATGGGGATCGACCAGCCGGATGTGCGCCTGGTGGTGCATTTCCAGATCCCGGCGAATATCGATGCTCTTTATCAGGAAATGGGCCGTGCGGGCCGCGATGGCGAGCATTCCACCTGTCTGACTTTGTATTCCAAGAAAGACAAAGGACTTCAGTCGTTCTTTATTCACAGCTCTGAAGCGCCGGATGAAATCAAAGACGCGCGCTGGAGAAACCTGGACGCCCTGGTGAACTACTCGGAAGGTGGCGAATGCCGTCACGCCGAGATTCTGACCTACTACAAGGATTCCCAGCGTATCGAGCGCTGTGGTCACTGCGACAGCTGTGACCCGAAATCAGCCCGTCGTATCCAGAAGTCTGTGACTCCGCTGGCGAAGATGGATCAGGTTGTGACCAAGCTGAAAAAAGCTTCGAGTAAATCCAAGAAAATCACCAACACCGATGATATCGTGCTGGATGAGATTCAGGAAAAACGCATGGAGCTTTTGAAGCGCTGGAGACGCGAGAAAGCGAAAGAGCTCGACGTGCCAGCCTTTGTGGTCTTTGGTGATCTGACCCTGAGACAACTGGCGGTTAAAAATCCACGCACCCTGGATGAAATGAAAAACATCTATGGCATCGGGGATTCCAAACTTGAAAAGTTCGGCTGGGATATTCTGGCGGAACTGGGCGATCCTACGCGCCGCCGTTAA
- a CDS encoding penicillin-binding transpeptidase domain-containing protein, which produces MKALSFLTIPALLLGCSSPAPKEAPAKETAPVAADPYPDKAVCFLLIDAQTGQIQKSVNEENCQVQRPACSTFKVPLAVMGFDSGLLKNENTKYKWNGKKHSIPEWNKDQTAASWMKNSTVWYSQVLTGKMGFQKLQSYLRKFDYGNQDISGGIKTAWLTPASFTPDEKGFSLRISGFEQTDFLKKLLADKLPATKRSQELTKKIMFLEKTPKGYDFSGKTGSGYTDATLKRRIGWFVGFIKTPDRQYVFATNYIDTVDVENAEFGSRLAKQLTINLLKEENLW; this is translated from the coding sequence ATGAAGGCACTCTCATTTCTAACGATTCCTGCGCTGCTGCTGGGTTGTTCCTCCCCTGCCCCGAAAGAGGCTCCAGCCAAGGAAACAGCGCCGGTCGCAGCCGATCCTTATCCGGACAAGGCCGTCTGTTTTTTGCTGATTGATGCACAAACCGGCCAGATTCAGAAGTCCGTCAATGAAGAAAACTGTCAGGTGCAGCGTCCGGCGTGTTCGACTTTCAAGGTTCCCTTGGCGGTAATGGGCTTTGATTCCGGGCTGTTGAAGAATGAAAATACAAAATATAAATGGAACGGCAAAAAGCACTCCATCCCCGAGTGGAACAAAGATCAGACGGCCGCTTCATGGATGAAAAACTCGACGGTTTGGTATTCTCAGGTATTGACCGGCAAAATGGGCTTCCAGAAACTGCAAAGCTATCTGCGCAAGTTTGATTACGGCAATCAGGATATTTCTGGCGGCATCAAGACCGCGTGGCTGACTCCGGCTTCATTCACTCCGGATGAAAAGGGATTCTCTCTGCGAATTTCCGGATTTGAGCAGACTGACTTCCTGAAAAAGCTTCTGGCCGACAAACTGCCTGCGACCAAGCGTTCACAAGAGCTGACAAAGAAAATCATGTTCCTGGAAAAAACCCCGAAGGGTTATGATTTCAGCGGGAAAACCGGCTCAGGTTATACAGATGCAACTTTAAAAAGACGTATCGGCTGGTTCGTGGGATTCATCAAAACACCTGATCGTCAGTATGTCTTTGCAACAAACTACATCGACACCGTGGACGTGGAAAATGCCGAATTCGGCAGCCGCCTCGCCAAACAACTAACCATCAATCTGCTAAAAGAAGAAAACCTCTGGTAA
- a CDS encoding penicillin-binding transpeptidase domain-containing protein translates to MKSRIVVIFVGILVLWSALAMRAAYLQFLPNDRLNALQNRQFQTKVSLPARRGAIVDSNGRDLAMSAAAYSLYADPKLLENRKQVARKLAKVLNQSPESVYAKIKDGNRRFVWIQRMLEQDKADEIKSWDIRGLSFVEEWRRVYPNETLLAQTLGFLGSEGQGLEGLELGYNQALTGNKKKVLVKRDARGRPLINDGLMFIENPEGTELKLTVDSDLQYRLESELANAVSQFEADHAVGVILDAKTSKVLALASAPTFDVNKAAKAPSEYRRNKIVTDAFEPGSTMKAFVIAAALRDGLIQPNTKFYCEKGSFKVGDRIIKEAETREKFEDLTVSEILAVSSNVGTTKIAFKMGQERLRQGLLDFGFGQRLGVDLPGEARGMVQGLPWRQHLLSNISFGHGISTTPLQIANAFAAIANGGVLNTPYIVQSMRDAETGELVEVQPKPIRRILSPEQAAQMRAMLLGVTTKGGTGGNARVDGFMVAGKTGTAQKVNPNGRGYLRGAYISSFGGFIPANDPKFVIYVAVDSPRKSYYAATVAAPVFSRIASYAVRKEGIAPLQLAEESTVNPKVRRVASEPKVVKKAEAPRTLLTANELDKVTNIETDDTVPNLMNLTTREVLRKVSGQDLKVKFVGQGTVSEVFPIPGSQVPESKEITVIMK, encoded by the coding sequence TTGAAATCACGTATTGTTGTCATCTTCGTCGGAATTCTGGTGTTGTGGTCCGCTTTGGCGATGCGCGCCGCCTATCTTCAATTTCTTCCCAACGACCGTTTGAATGCTTTGCAAAACCGTCAGTTCCAAACCAAGGTGTCTTTGCCAGCACGCCGTGGGGCGATTGTTGACAGCAATGGCCGTGACCTGGCTATGTCCGCTGCGGCTTATTCGCTGTATGCCGATCCGAAACTTCTGGAAAACCGCAAACAGGTGGCCCGGAAGCTGGCGAAAGTTCTAAATCAGTCGCCTGAATCCGTTTATGCGAAAATCAAAGACGGCAACCGCCGCTTCGTTTGGATTCAGCGTATGCTGGAACAGGATAAAGCCGACGAAATCAAATCCTGGGACATCCGTGGTCTTTCATTCGTTGAAGAGTGGCGCCGCGTTTATCCGAACGAAACCCTGCTGGCGCAAACCCTGGGTTTCCTGGGCAGTGAAGGTCAGGGGCTTGAAGGTCTTGAACTGGGTTACAATCAGGCTTTGACCGGGAATAAAAAGAAAGTTCTGGTCAAGCGCGATGCCCGCGGCCGTCCGCTGATCAATGATGGTTTGATGTTCATTGAAAACCCGGAAGGGACGGAGCTGAAGCTGACCGTGGATTCCGATTTGCAGTACCGCCTTGAAAGCGAACTTGCCAATGCGGTTTCCCAGTTCGAAGCCGACCATGCAGTGGGTGTGATTCTGGATGCGAAGACTTCCAAAGTTCTTGCCCTGGCTTCTGCTCCCACTTTTGACGTGAACAAAGCGGCCAAGGCTCCATCAGAATATCGTCGTAATAAAATTGTGACCGATGCGTTTGAACCGGGTTCCACGATGAAGGCTTTTGTGATCGCCGCAGCTTTGCGTGACGGTCTGATCCAGCCCAATACAAAGTTCTATTGTGAAAAAGGCAGTTTTAAAGTTGGCGACCGCATCATCAAAGAAGCCGAAACCAGAGAGAAGTTCGAGGACCTGACTGTTTCCGAGATTCTGGCTGTGTCTTCCAACGTCGGTACGACCAAGATTGCTTTCAAGATGGGCCAGGAGCGTTTGCGCCAGGGCTTGCTTGATTTCGGATTTGGTCAGCGCTTGGGTGTGGATCTGCCGGGTGAAGCCCGCGGTATGGTGCAGGGGCTTCCTTGGAGACAGCACTTGCTTTCCAATATCTCTTTCGGTCACGGGATTTCCACGACACCTTTGCAGATTGCCAATGCTTTTGCGGCGATTGCCAACGGTGGAGTTTTGAATACTCCGTACATTGTACAAAGTATGCGTGATGCTGAAACGGGCGAGCTGGTTGAAGTTCAGCCAAAACCCATTCGCCGCATTCTTTCCCCGGAGCAAGCCGCACAAATGCGCGCGATGCTTTTGGGTGTGACCACCAAGGGCGGTACTGGCGGCAATGCCCGTGTCGATGGCTTCATGGTGGCGGGTAAAACAGGAACTGCCCAAAAAGTAAATCCGAATGGCCGTGGTTACCTTCGTGGCGCATATATCTCCAGCTTCGGTGGTTTCATTCCAGCCAATGATCCGAAATTTGTGATCTATGTGGCGGTGGATTCCCCGCGCAAATCTTATTATGCGGCGACGGTGGCAGCTCCGGTGTTCTCAAGAATCGCATCTTATGCGGTTCGCAAAGAAGGGATTGCTCCTTTGCAGCTGGCTGAAGAATCCACAGTAAATCCGAAAGTCCGCCGAGTGGCTTCCGAACCGAAAGTGGTCAAAAAAGCTGAAGCTCCAAGAACGCTGCTGACCGCGAACGAACTGGACAAAGTCACGAACATTGAGACTGACGACACTGTTCCAAATCTGATGAACCTGACCACCCGCGAAGTTCTTCGCAAAGTCAGCGGTCAGGATCTGAAGGTGAAGTTCGTAGGGCAGGGCACTGTCAGCGAAGTCTTCCCGATCCCAGGTTCGCAAGTCCCAGAAAGCAAAGAAATCACCGTCATCATGAAATAG
- the rsmH gene encoding 16S rRNA (cytosine(1402)-N(4))-methyltransferase RsmH — MKKYKPQSGERIERQEEVIPPKVELPFEFSPEHYPVLLQEVLGAFYPLREKKELHYFDGTFGRGGHYMAMKYAYPQMKATVMDQDLTAIAYAQSRFQTEVEKGQLNVIHGNFTQFSEHNLNNFDMMLLDLGVSSPQLDQGERGFSFYNDGPLDMRMNQQQGLTAEVLINTASEDELIRIFKEYGEVYRPSRVVRAIVNDRKTKAFQTTGALAGLIERVDGWQVKGHHPATKYFMALRLAVNSELEVVAEAIPKMIRALNPGGRLAVISFHSLEDRIVKNIFRESEDLGRTVTKKVIVPTQEECDRNSRSRSAKLRIFERSAQDELTKL, encoded by the coding sequence ATGAAGAAGTACAAACCCCAATCAGGTGAAAGAATTGAACGTCAGGAAGAAGTGATCCCGCCTAAGGTCGAGCTTCCGTTTGAATTTTCTCCTGAACACTATCCGGTTTTGCTGCAAGAAGTGCTGGGAGCATTCTATCCACTGCGTGAAAAGAAAGAGCTGCATTACTTCGACGGGACTTTTGGCCGGGGCGGTCACTACATGGCCATGAAGTATGCGTACCCCCAGATGAAAGCCACGGTCATGGACCAAGATCTGACTGCGATTGCCTACGCGCAAAGCCGCTTCCAGACTGAAGTCGAGAAGGGCCAGTTAAACGTAATCCATGGTAATTTCACGCAGTTTTCAGAACACAATCTAAATAACTTTGATATGATGCTCTTAGATCTAGGTGTGAGTTCTCCGCAATTGGACCAGGGAGAACGAGGCTTTAGTTTTTATAACGACGGCCCCCTGGACATGAGAATGAACCAGCAGCAGGGACTGACAGCTGAGGTGCTTATTAATACGGCTTCTGAGGATGAGCTCATTCGAATCTTCAAGGAATACGGCGAGGTCTATCGCCCTTCCCGAGTCGTACGTGCGATCGTCAATGACCGCAAAACCAAAGCATTCCAGACAACAGGTGCCCTGGCAGGGCTGATTGAACGCGTGGACGGTTGGCAGGTCAAAGGCCATCACCCGGCTACGAAGTATTTCATGGCTTTGCGACTGGCGGTGAATTCCGAACTGGAAGTGGTGGCAGAGGCGATTCCGAAAATGATTCGCGCGCTGAATCCCGGCGGGCGACTGGCGGTGATCTCTTTCCACTCTCTGGAAGATCGTATCGTAAAAAATATTTTCCGTGAGTCCGAGGATCTGGGCCGCACGGTGACTAAGAAAGTAATTGTTCCCACTCAGGAAGAGTGTGACAGAAATTCTCGCTCCCGCTCTGCGAAGCTGAGAATATTCGAGAGGAGTGCTCAGGATGAGCTCACAAAACTTTAA
- a CDS encoding uracil phosphoribosyltransferase, whose amino-acid sequence MAFQQELSHHYGPQVHIIDSPFLNGLLAKLCHPDTYQPEINRIVEVLYTHMISITINNEFAMEKFEQETRMTAMHPDKKLSGHRINPGQKAVSVNLARAGTYPSHICYNFLHFSLPGKNVRQDHIFAARVTNSKDAVTGAEFGGMKIGGDVKDAHVIFPDPMGATGNTMVTAIDHYKTHIEGPARKFIALNLIVTPEYLKNVLAAHPEVVIYALRLDRGLSPQAVLDATPGQFWDQERGLNEKQYIVPGGGGFGEIMNNSFV is encoded by the coding sequence ATGGCATTTCAACAGGAGCTGAGTCACCACTATGGGCCTCAGGTACACATCATTGACAGCCCTTTCCTTAACGGTCTTTTAGCCAAGCTCTGCCACCCCGACACTTATCAGCCTGAAATCAACCGCATCGTGGAAGTGCTTTACACCCACATGATTTCCATCACAATCAACAATGAATTCGCGATGGAAAAGTTCGAGCAGGAAACCCGCATGACGGCCATGCATCCGGATAAAAAGCTGTCTGGCCATCGCATCAACCCCGGGCAGAAAGCCGTCAGCGTGAACCTGGCCCGTGCCGGAACTTATCCCAGCCACATCTGTTACAACTTTCTGCACTTTTCTTTGCCTGGGAAAAACGTCCGTCAGGACCATATCTTTGCCGCCCGGGTGACAAACAGCAAAGACGCAGTGACCGGAGCCGAATTCGGCGGCATGAAGATCGGGGGCGATGTCAAAGACGCTCATGTCATCTTCCCAGACCCCATGGGGGCCACCGGCAACACCATGGTGACCGCTATCGACCACTACAAGACCCACATTGAAGGTCCTGCCCGCAAGTTTATAGCCCTTAACCTGATTGTGACGCCCGAGTATTTGAAGAATGTACTGGCTGCACACCCAGAGGTCGTAATCTATGCCTTAAGACTTGACCGGGGACTGTCCCCTCAGGCAGTTTTAGATGCAACTCCCGGACAATTTTGGGACCAGGAACGCGGCCTGAACGAAAAGCAATACATCGTTCCCGGCGGCGGCGGCTTCGGCGAAATCATGAACAACTCCTTCGTGTAG
- the hpt gene encoding hypoxanthine phosphoribosyltransferase has protein sequence MTNLSLKPYLTEEQIQQKVKEIGATLSKKFKNEKVVAICVLKGSFMFYSDLVRNIEADITCEFFGVASYHGGTSSSGEVKVTLDLAGPVENCHVILVEDIVDTGLTMNYLKNAIQSRKPKSLTTVALLEKPDALKVKCDIDHVGFKIANEFVVGYGLDYQGYYRNLPYIAQVQNFQ, from the coding sequence ATGACAAATCTTTCCTTGAAACCTTACCTTACTGAAGAGCAAATCCAGCAAAAAGTGAAAGAGATTGGGGCCACCCTTTCCAAGAAATTCAAAAACGAAAAGGTCGTTGCGATCTGCGTTTTGAAGGGCTCTTTCATGTTCTATTCTGATTTGGTTCGTAACATCGAAGCAGATATCACTTGTGAATTCTTCGGCGTGGCTTCTTACCACGGCGGCACTTCTTCTTCCGGCGAAGTGAAAGTGACTTTGGATCTTGCCGGTCCGGTTGAAAACTGCCACGTGATCCTGGTGGAAGACATCGTGGACACAGGTCTGACCATGAACTATCTGAAAAACGCCATCCAGTCCCGCAAACCAAAATCTTTGACGACGGTTGCGTTGCTGGAAAAACCGGATGCATTGAAAGTGAAATGTGACATCGATCACGTGGGCTTCAAAATCGCCAACGAATTCGTTGTTGGTTACGGTCTGGACTATCAGGGTTACTACCGAAATCTTCCTTACATCGCGCAAGTTCAAAACTTCCAGTAA